Proteins from a single region of Geothrix sp. PMB-07:
- a CDS encoding molybdopterin-dependent oxidoreductase, producing MVVHTTACPRNCYSTCAMRVTVEHGQITAIDPHEGNLATAEGPCLKGLSYLERVNSPERILHPMRRTASGTFERVSWDEALDLIARNLLEARRVHGPQSLFYYAASGTKGLLNSCGLAFWRQFGGCTTTYGDLCWPAGLEATRLTFGDNRQSAPEDIAQARLIVMWGKNAAETNLHQMRFIYQALEQGAKLVVIDPRRTPTSDRAHLLVQPRPGTDGALALGLAHLLIEAGQVDTAFIRDHVLGYEAFAELVKAWTPVRTAQVCGVPEAQLLALADLMGEVSPMSLCAGFGMQRYTNSGQTMRAIQALLPLTGNLGKPGAGWVYANLATQIFGHLKDPLDFYPPEQPDGVVRVSVSTARLGTDMAAQQEPPLKVGWVERGNPATQNPDTASVLAALRSLEFLVVVDERFTDTAREAHLILPSKSLFEQTDVIGAYWHAYLQIRQKVVEPPGEVRPETDIYRALGQRLGMTLDQLAACLPEPGDAGVEAWLEARLAPHGLSLDQLREGPLLAPGAEAVAFSDLRFTTPSGKVELLSAEAASRWGVAALPEYGPPTEAPLLGGRYPLQLLTPNTKSGIHSQFLPLKVIRQLMPGPSLEMGPEDAHLRGLKDGDRVRVFNDRGRLELPLRISLSLRPGTVVAFNGFGREDGGSVNQLSLGRETDMGFGAGFHDNLVDVERA from the coding sequence ATGGTCGTCCACACCACCGCCTGTCCCCGGAACTGCTACAGCACCTGCGCCATGCGGGTGACGGTGGAACACGGCCAGATCACGGCCATTGATCCCCACGAGGGCAACCTGGCCACGGCCGAGGGGCCGTGCCTCAAAGGCCTGAGCTACCTGGAGCGGGTCAACAGTCCCGAGCGGATCCTGCATCCCATGCGACGCACCGCTTCAGGAACCTTCGAGCGGGTGAGCTGGGACGAGGCCCTCGACCTCATCGCCCGGAACCTGCTGGAAGCCCGGCGCGTGCATGGACCGCAGTCCCTGTTCTACTACGCCGCCAGCGGAACGAAGGGCTTGCTGAACAGCTGCGGCCTGGCCTTCTGGCGGCAGTTCGGCGGCTGCACCACCACCTACGGCGATCTCTGCTGGCCCGCCGGGCTGGAGGCCACGCGCCTCACCTTCGGGGACAACCGGCAGAGCGCGCCGGAAGACATCGCCCAGGCCCGGCTCATCGTGATGTGGGGCAAGAACGCCGCGGAAACCAACCTGCACCAGATGCGCTTCATTTACCAGGCTCTGGAGCAGGGCGCCAAGCTGGTGGTGATCGATCCCCGCCGCACGCCAACCTCCGATCGGGCCCATCTGCTGGTGCAGCCTCGGCCCGGCACCGACGGGGCCCTGGCCCTGGGGCTGGCGCACCTGCTCATCGAGGCGGGGCAGGTGGACACCGCGTTCATCCGGGACCACGTGCTGGGTTACGAGGCCTTCGCCGAGCTGGTGAAAGCCTGGACGCCCGTGCGAACCGCCCAGGTGTGCGGCGTGCCCGAGGCGCAGCTGCTGGCCCTGGCCGATCTCATGGGCGAGGTGTCCCCCATGAGCCTCTGCGCGGGTTTCGGCATGCAGCGCTACACCAACAGCGGGCAGACCATGCGGGCCATCCAGGCCCTGCTGCCCCTCACAGGGAACCTCGGCAAGCCCGGCGCAGGCTGGGTCTACGCCAACCTCGCCACGCAGATCTTCGGTCACCTGAAGGATCCGCTGGATTTCTATCCGCCCGAGCAGCCCGACGGCGTGGTGCGCGTGTCCGTCAGCACCGCGCGCCTGGGAACTGACATGGCCGCCCAGCAGGAACCACCCCTCAAAGTGGGCTGGGTGGAGCGCGGCAACCCCGCCACCCAGAACCCGGATACGGCTTCGGTGCTGGCCGCTTTGCGCAGCCTGGAGTTCCTCGTGGTGGTGGACGAGCGGTTCACAGACACCGCCCGGGAAGCCCACCTGATCCTGCCCAGTAAGAGCCTCTTCGAGCAGACCGATGTCATCGGCGCCTACTGGCACGCCTACCTGCAGATCCGGCAGAAGGTGGTGGAACCGCCGGGCGAAGTGCGGCCCGAAACGGACATCTACCGGGCCCTTGGGCAGCGGCTGGGCATGACGCTGGATCAGCTGGCGGCCTGCCTGCCCGAACCCGGCGACGCGGGTGTGGAAGCCTGGCTTGAGGCCCGGCTCGCCCCCCATGGCCTGAGCCTCGACCAGCTGCGCGAGGGACCCCTGCTGGCGCCCGGCGCTGAAGCCGTGGCCTTCTCCGACCTGCGCTTCACCACGCCTTCAGGCAAGGTGGAGCTGCTCAGCGCTGAGGCGGCATCACGTTGGGGCGTGGCTGCGCTGCCCGAGTATGGCCCACCCACGGAAGCCCCACTCCTGGGAGGGCGCTACCCGCTGCAACTCCTCACGCCCAACACCAAGAGCGGCATCCACAGCCAATTCCTGCCCCTGAAGGTGATCCGCCAACTGATGCCCGGGCCCAGCCTGGAGATGGGCCCCGAGGATGCCCACCTCCGCGGGTTGAAAGATGGGGATCGCGTGCGGGTCTTCAATGACCGCGGCCGCCTGGAGCTGCCCCTGCGCATCAGCCTCAGCCTGAGGCCCGGCACCGTGGTCGCCTTCAACGGATTCGGGCGTGAGGATGGCGGCTCCGTGAACCAGCTCTCCCTGGGGCGCGAAACGGACATGGGGTTTGGCGCGGGCTTCCACGACAACCTGGTCGACGTGGAGCGCGCCTGA
- a CDS encoding threonine/serine exporter ThrE family protein: MSASDLSHASAPPPTDPAPGTPPEIALCLELGRAYQSYGIPAHRFEDALTRISAKLGLEGQYFALPTAFFASLGKGDHHWTFIQRSPPGETNLEKLADLQETSDALIEGRLSTADARQRVRDIVAAPDRWGPLVTVLCFGLGSAPSATFFGGGWREMLLTCLMGAMVGLTAVLLGRKAGLARLVYPVAGTLVGFLALAAAYRFPHVSPQVLTLAGLIVLLPGLRLVVSMNELATGNLVAGTARLVDTAMTFLSLGFGVALGQRLASSLLDRALLGAPVVLPAWTILPTLLLAAVAFVVIFKARPSDLPWIFAACLLGFYGTRHGAAWLGPQFGVGLGAFALGLGSNLYTRIQHRPSVVTLLPGLMVLVPGGLGFKGLEFIIQKQLVVGLDTAFQAVFVAIALLTGLLLAQVAVQPRTAL, from the coding sequence ATGTCCGCGTCCGACCTGTCCCATGCCTCTGCACCGCCGCCGACGGATCCCGCCCCGGGAACGCCTCCTGAAATCGCGCTCTGCCTGGAACTGGGCCGAGCCTACCAGTCCTACGGCATTCCGGCCCACCGCTTCGAGGATGCCCTCACGCGCATCTCGGCGAAGCTGGGCCTGGAGGGTCAGTACTTCGCGCTGCCCACGGCCTTCTTCGCCTCCCTGGGCAAGGGCGATCACCACTGGACCTTCATCCAGCGCAGCCCGCCGGGAGAAACGAACCTCGAGAAGCTGGCGGACCTGCAAGAGACTTCGGACGCCCTCATCGAAGGCCGCCTGTCCACAGCCGACGCGCGGCAGCGCGTGCGCGACATCGTCGCGGCCCCGGATCGCTGGGGGCCCCTGGTCACGGTGCTCTGTTTCGGCCTGGGCTCGGCACCCTCCGCCACCTTCTTCGGCGGCGGCTGGCGCGAGATGCTGCTCACCTGCCTCATGGGCGCCATGGTGGGCCTGACGGCGGTGCTGCTGGGCCGCAAGGCGGGCCTGGCCCGGCTGGTCTATCCGGTGGCGGGCACGCTGGTAGGCTTTCTCGCCCTGGCGGCCGCGTACCGCTTCCCCCACGTGTCACCCCAGGTGCTGACCCTCGCGGGCCTCATCGTGCTGCTGCCGGGACTGCGTCTGGTCGTGTCCATGAACGAGCTCGCCACGGGCAACCTGGTGGCGGGCACGGCCCGGCTGGTGGACACGGCCATGACCTTCCTCTCTCTCGGTTTTGGCGTGGCGCTGGGCCAGCGCCTGGCCTCCTCCCTGCTGGACAGAGCCCTCCTGGGCGCGCCCGTGGTGCTGCCCGCCTGGACCATCCTGCCCACCCTGCTGCTGGCGGCGGTGGCCTTCGTGGTGATCTTCAAGGCGCGGCCCTCGGACCTGCCCTGGATCTTCGCCGCCTGCCTCCTCGGCTTCTACGGCACCCGCCACGGCGCCGCCTGGCTGGGGCCCCAGTTCGGCGTGGGCCTGGGCGCCTTCGCCCTGGGCCTGGGCAGCAACCTCTACACGCGCATCCAACATCGGCCCTCGGTGGTGACGCTGCTGCCAGGCCTCATGGTGCTGGTGCCCGGAGGCCTCGGCTTCAAGGGCCTGGAATTCATCATCCAGAAGCAGCTGGTGGTGGGTCTCGACACCGCCTTCCAGGCCGTCTTCGTGGCCATCGCGCTGCTGACAGGGCTGCTGCTGGCCCAGGTGGCCGTGCAGCCGAGAACCGCCCTGTAG
- a CDS encoding TlpA disulfide reductase family protein has protein sequence MTRRLPAALALLAAPVVMAAPQAPAPSPLPGKLTVGDPAPALKASRWVKGTPVAGFEKGRIYVVEFWATWCGPCRQSIPHLTEMAKQFEGKATFIGMSVWERGEAPEKVEANVDAFVKEMGDKMAYHVARDTGDAFMAQAWMQAASQKGIPAAFIVNGDGQIAWIGHPMDGLDKVLANVVAEKHDLAAAKADAEKAAAAEARRSQAIAEFGKPLQAAQVAKDYPKLLSLAKEAAAKYPDQAELFDRPRFTASLHVDEAQAAAMIEAEKAKAEPDMGIFGYLIASEPGLSKDWYAKAVTILEATLKEPEASPALRPYLAKALHLAGRSKEAAAIQEAFVSEARGKAPEARLKQFEADLKTYQDAAKAEAETAPAAKKPVKKKPATKG, from the coding sequence ATGACCCGCCGCCTCCCCGCCGCCCTCGCCTTGCTTGCCGCGCCCGTCGTGATGGCCGCCCCGCAAGCCCCCGCGCCGTCCCCCCTTCCGGGCAAGCTCACCGTGGGCGATCCCGCTCCGGCTCTGAAGGCCTCGCGCTGGGTGAAGGGCACGCCCGTGGCCGGTTTCGAGAAGGGCCGAATCTACGTGGTGGAATTCTGGGCCACCTGGTGCGGGCCCTGCAGGCAGAGCATTCCCCACCTGACGGAGATGGCCAAGCAGTTCGAGGGCAAGGCCACGTTCATCGGCATGAGCGTCTGGGAGCGAGGAGAGGCCCCGGAGAAAGTCGAAGCCAACGTGGATGCCTTCGTGAAGGAGATGGGCGACAAGATGGCCTATCACGTGGCCCGCGATACCGGCGATGCCTTCATGGCCCAGGCCTGGATGCAGGCCGCCTCGCAGAAGGGCATTCCTGCGGCATTCATCGTGAACGGCGATGGGCAGATCGCCTGGATCGGCCACCCCATGGACGGCCTGGACAAGGTGTTGGCCAATGTCGTGGCGGAGAAGCATGATCTCGCCGCGGCCAAGGCCGACGCCGAGAAGGCCGCCGCGGCAGAGGCGCGCCGTTCCCAGGCCATCGCGGAGTTTGGCAAGCCCCTGCAGGCCGCACAGGTGGCCAAGGACTATCCCAAGCTGCTGAGCCTCGCCAAGGAAGCCGCAGCCAAATACCCCGATCAGGCGGAGCTCTTCGATCGCCCCCGCTTCACCGCATCGCTCCATGTGGATGAGGCTCAGGCCGCCGCCATGATCGAGGCCGAAAAGGCCAAGGCCGAACCGGACATGGGCATCTTCGGCTACCTCATCGCCAGCGAGCCCGGCCTCAGCAAGGACTGGTACGCCAAGGCCGTGACCATCCTGGAAGCCACCCTGAAGGAACCCGAGGCCAGCCCGGCCCTGCGGCCCTACCTCGCCAAGGCGCTGCACCTGGCAGGCCGCAGCAAGGAGGCGGCCGCCATCCAGGAAGCCTTCGTCAGCGAGGCCCGCGGCAAGGCGCCCGAAGCTCGACTCAAGCAGTTCGAAGCCGACCTGAAGACCTACCAGGACGCAGCCAAGGCGGAAGCAGAGACCGCGCCCGCCGCCAAGAAACCGGTCAAGAAGAAGCCCGCAACCAAGGGTTGA
- a CDS encoding acyltransferase family protein yields MSDSATERAGRVPPQERLLSLDLYRGLCVLGMMMVDWPADWDARFNLFNHAEWTGITAPDFIFPGFMFIAGVAIPFALQTKKAAGVSAGSLYGGIFRRSLLLFALGYFLNYCWYSGPHGEFSIFSLRLMGVLQRYALVYPIVAIAYLHLDVKRLLWGAAALLLGYWALMALVPVPGFGKPDLMRLPQGLVTPNLATWLDLKVLRGVIGADSPYDPEGLLSTLPSIATTIIGVAAGQWIRRTELTKEDRANSLFVWGVVLAMLGYLWGLSFPLSKKLWSSSFVLLMGGWSLLFFAGLFWAVDIKSKTSRLLALPRWYGMNAVAAIVTFTALEAVLSRLPVGHKANGTALVLKEFLNDHLLKSWMPDKHASWVYSVVMILLLSLFFRWLDQRKLYLRV; encoded by the coding sequence ATGTCTGATTCCGCCACCGAGCGAGCCGGGCGCGTTCCACCCCAGGAGCGCCTGCTCTCCCTGGATCTCTACCGTGGCCTGTGCGTCCTCGGCATGATGATGGTCGACTGGCCCGCCGACTGGGATGCGCGCTTCAACCTCTTCAACCACGCGGAGTGGACCGGCATCACGGCGCCGGATTTCATCTTCCCTGGCTTCATGTTCATCGCGGGCGTGGCCATCCCCTTCGCCCTCCAGACGAAGAAGGCGGCTGGCGTATCCGCAGGCAGCCTCTATGGCGGCATCTTCCGCCGCAGCCTGCTGCTCTTCGCGCTGGGCTACTTCCTGAACTACTGCTGGTACTCCGGGCCCCATGGCGAATTCTCCATTTTCAGCCTGCGGCTCATGGGCGTCCTCCAGCGCTATGCGCTGGTCTATCCCATCGTCGCCATCGCCTACCTCCACCTGGATGTGAAGCGGCTGCTCTGGGGCGCGGCGGCGCTGTTGCTGGGTTACTGGGCGCTGATGGCCCTGGTGCCCGTGCCGGGCTTCGGCAAGCCTGATCTGATGCGCCTACCCCAGGGTTTGGTGACGCCCAACCTCGCCACCTGGCTCGACCTGAAGGTGCTGCGCGGCGTCATCGGCGCGGATTCACCCTACGATCCCGAAGGCCTGCTCAGCACCCTGCCTTCCATCGCAACCACGATCATTGGCGTGGCCGCGGGCCAGTGGATCCGCCGCACCGAGCTAACCAAAGAGGATCGCGCCAACAGCCTTTTCGTCTGGGGCGTGGTGCTGGCGATGCTGGGCTACCTCTGGGGCCTGAGCTTCCCGCTGTCCAAGAAGCTGTGGTCCAGCTCCTTCGTCCTGCTCATGGGCGGCTGGAGCCTCCTTTTCTTTGCGGGGTTGTTCTGGGCCGTGGACATCAAGTCCAAGACCAGCCGCCTGCTGGCGCTGCCCCGGTGGTACGGCATGAACGCCGTGGCCGCCATCGTGACCTTCACCGCGCTCGAAGCCGTGCTCAGCCGCCTCCCCGTGGGGCACAAGGCCAACGGCACCGCACTGGTGCTGAAGGAATTCCTGAACGACCACCTGCTGAAATCCTGGATGCCGGACAAGCACGCCTCGTGGGTCTACTCCGTGGTCATGATCCTGCTGCTGAGCCTGTTCTTCCGCTGGCTGGACCAACGCAAGCTCTACCTGCGGGTCTGA
- a CDS encoding ATP-dependent Clp protease ATP-binding subunit, whose protein sequence is MSLLPFTQKANDALVAAQQRASQDHHPELVPQHLFWALLSQDAGLWPLLERAGQTQESIQALADAAEALVAKLPRAVGGAEPQVGAAFRHFLEVASDTGRGLSDRFLATDALLLALTNAHTDAKHVLERFGLDRKTLDAAIREGRKGSRVEDEKAEEKFAALEKYSKDYTALAAAGKLDPVIGRDEEIRRVLQVLSRRTKNNPVLIGEPGVGKTAIVEGLAQRIHKRDVPEGLKGLRVMGLDMGALVAGTQYRGQFEERLKGVIQEVEKADGQIVPFIDELHLLVGAGAVSGGMDAANLLKPALARGELRCIGATTLDEYRKHIEKDSALERRFQPVFVEEPGVEDAISILRGLKERYELHHGVRIQDGALVAAAQLSHRYIADRFLPDKAVDLMDEAASAVRIQLDSRPAEIDVRERRELQLQLERHSLTKEKDAASRARLGDIEKELAELNEELGRLRAQWENEKKIIEGTRSLQKRLDDLRIELEQAKVKGEYERASRLEYGDIPALEKQLTAASPKETAMLRLEVGQADIASIVSRWTGIPVSRILEGEVEKLLKMETRLQERVVGQDPALTAIADALRRNRAGLGDPKRPIGSFLFLGPTGVGKTEVARALAEFLFDDENALVRIDMSEFTHEADATRLIGAAPGYVGYEEGGRLTEAIRRRPYAVILLDEMEKAHPRTFDLFLQVLEDGRLTDGQGRTVDFRNTVVLMTTNLGSQAIFDAGGDPTKAEAAVQEALHAHFRPEFLNRLDEVVIFRSLSRDDMKAVARIQLRRVESLLQAQRLELEVPETVLDWLAAEGFDPLYGARPLKRLIQQVVVNPLSRLVLQGQLQPGGLARLVVRDGELTVEAEAVQ, encoded by the coding sequence ATGTCCCTCCTTCCCTTCACCCAAAAAGCCAATGACGCCCTGGTGGCCGCTCAGCAGCGCGCCTCCCAGGACCATCACCCCGAACTGGTGCCCCAGCACCTCTTCTGGGCCCTGCTCTCCCAGGATGCGGGGTTGTGGCCCCTATTGGAGCGGGCGGGCCAAACCCAGGAATCCATTCAGGCCCTGGCGGATGCGGCGGAAGCTCTGGTGGCCAAGCTGCCCCGGGCCGTGGGCGGCGCCGAACCCCAGGTGGGCGCCGCCTTCCGCCACTTCCTGGAGGTGGCCAGCGACACGGGCCGCGGCCTGAGTGATCGGTTTCTCGCCACGGACGCCCTGCTGCTGGCCCTGACCAACGCCCATACCGATGCCAAACACGTGCTGGAGCGGTTCGGCCTGGATCGCAAAACCCTGGACGCTGCCATTCGCGAGGGGCGCAAGGGCTCCCGGGTGGAGGACGAAAAGGCCGAGGAGAAGTTCGCCGCGCTGGAGAAGTATTCCAAGGACTACACCGCCCTCGCCGCCGCCGGAAAGCTGGATCCCGTCATCGGCCGCGACGAGGAGATTCGCCGTGTGTTGCAGGTGCTGTCGCGGCGCACGAAGAACAACCCCGTGCTCATCGGCGAGCCCGGTGTGGGCAAGACCGCCATCGTCGAGGGCCTGGCCCAGCGCATCCACAAACGGGATGTGCCCGAAGGCCTGAAAGGCCTGCGCGTCATGGGGCTGGACATGGGCGCGCTGGTGGCCGGAACCCAGTACCGGGGCCAGTTTGAGGAACGCCTCAAGGGCGTCATCCAGGAAGTGGAAAAGGCCGATGGCCAGATCGTGCCCTTCATCGACGAGCTGCATCTTCTGGTCGGCGCGGGGGCGGTGTCAGGCGGCATGGACGCCGCCAACCTGCTGAAACCCGCCCTGGCCCGCGGCGAGCTGCGCTGCATCGGCGCCACCACCCTCGACGAGTACCGCAAACACATCGAAAAGGATTCGGCCCTGGAGCGCCGCTTCCAGCCCGTTTTCGTGGAAGAACCCGGTGTGGAGGATGCCATCTCCATCCTGCGCGGCCTGAAAGAGCGCTACGAGCTGCACCACGGCGTGCGCATCCAGGACGGAGCCCTGGTGGCGGCAGCCCAGCTGAGCCACCGCTACATCGCCGATCGTTTCCTGCCTGACAAGGCCGTGGACCTCATGGACGAGGCCGCCAGCGCCGTGCGCATTCAGCTCGACAGCCGCCCCGCAGAGATCGACGTGCGCGAACGCCGCGAGCTGCAGCTGCAGCTGGAAAGACATTCGCTCACGAAGGAGAAGGATGCCGCCAGCCGCGCACGGCTTGGAGACATTGAAAAGGAGCTGGCCGAGCTCAACGAGGAGCTGGGCCGCCTCCGCGCCCAGTGGGAAAACGAAAAAAAGATCATCGAGGGCACCCGCAGCCTCCAGAAGCGCCTCGACGACCTGCGCATCGAGCTGGAGCAGGCCAAGGTGAAGGGCGAATACGAACGAGCCTCCCGCCTGGAATACGGCGATATCCCGGCCCTGGAAAAGCAGCTGACGGCGGCCTCCCCCAAGGAAACCGCCATGCTGCGCCTGGAAGTGGGACAGGCCGACATCGCGTCCATTGTGAGCCGCTGGACCGGCATTCCCGTCAGCCGCATCCTCGAAGGCGAGGTGGAGAAACTGCTCAAGATGGAAACCCGCCTCCAGGAGCGGGTGGTGGGACAGGACCCGGCCCTGACCGCCATCGCCGATGCTCTGCGCCGCAACCGTGCGGGCCTGGGCGATCCCAAGCGGCCCATCGGCAGCTTCCTCTTCCTGGGCCCCACGGGCGTGGGCAAGACCGAAGTGGCCCGGGCCCTGGCGGAGTTCCTGTTCGACGACGAGAACGCCCTGGTGCGCATCGACATGAGCGAGTTCACCCATGAAGCCGACGCCACGCGCCTCATCGGGGCCGCGCCCGGCTACGTCGGCTATGAAGAAGGGGGCCGCCTCACCGAGGCCATCCGCCGCCGCCCCTATGCTGTGATCCTGCTCGACGAAATGGAAAAGGCCCACCCGCGCACCTTCGACCTCTTCCTTCAGGTGCTCGAAGATGGCCGGCTCACGGACGGCCAGGGCCGCACCGTGGATTTCCGCAACACCGTTGTGCTCATGACCACCAACCTGGGCAGCCAGGCCATCTTCGACGCCGGGGGCGATCCCACCAAGGCCGAGGCCGCGGTGCAGGAGGCCCTCCACGCCCACTTCCGGCCCGAATTCCTGAACCGGCTCGACGAGGTGGTGATCTTCCGCTCCCTCAGCCGCGACGACATGAAGGCCGTGGCCCGCATCCAGCTGAGGCGCGTCGAGTCATTGCTCCAGGCCCAGCGGCTGGAGCTGGAGGTTCCCGAGACGGTCCTGGATTGGCTGGCCGCCGAGGGCTTCGATCCCCTCTACGGGGCTCGCCCCCTCAAGCGTCTCATCCAGCAGGTGGTCGTGAACCCTCTGTCCCGGCTGGTCCTGCAGGGCCAACTGCAACCCGGCGGCCTGGCCCGGCTGGTGGTGCGGGACGGGGAGCTCACCGTCGAAGCAGAGGCGGTGCAATAG
- a CDS encoding HD domain-containing phosphohydrolase: MPLKSPIPILIVDDEADLRNLLVEALQDQGYAAVGADGGAQALARVQEQHFPVIFTDLNMPGGLSGLELLRAVHDRDPQAMGILMTGYATTESAIQALKRGAYDFIQKPFKLAEIEASLERALEHYRLLRENEEYQQNLERMVEARTQEILGLKNDIERLFEGFVNASVTAIEARDPSTSGHSSRVADLTVGLAEAVNDTPNGPYGGLYFNPLQIREIRYASLLHDFGKVGVREQVLVKAKKIEGERLESIFQRLHQRTLEGMRDRMLEAWSKGSAFDHVAMGLLLNQQEEETRRLMELVRKSNEPTVLPEAVAEELNLLGDLTYQHWTGDHRTLIDTQDLNLLKIPKGSLSEEERNEIQNHVTYTYRFLSQIPWTSELAGVPEIAWAHHERLNGKGYPRQLKEPDIPVQSKLMAVSDVYDALTAADRPYKAAVSVERSLQILEQEAKVNLLDAEVLKIFLEAKIYERTVATGRTP, from the coding sequence GTGCCCCTCAAGTCCCCCATTCCGATCCTCATCGTGGATGATGAGGCTGATCTCCGTAACCTGCTGGTGGAGGCCCTCCAGGATCAGGGTTACGCGGCGGTGGGTGCCGACGGCGGAGCCCAGGCCCTGGCCCGGGTGCAGGAACAGCATTTCCCCGTGATCTTCACGGATCTGAACATGCCCGGCGGCCTGTCCGGGCTGGAGTTGTTGCGGGCGGTCCACGACCGGGATCCCCAGGCCATGGGCATCCTCATGACCGGCTATGCCACCACGGAATCGGCCATCCAGGCCCTCAAACGCGGAGCCTACGACTTCATCCAGAAGCCCTTCAAGCTGGCCGAGATCGAAGCCAGCCTGGAGCGGGCGCTGGAGCACTACCGCCTGCTGCGGGAGAACGAGGAATACCAGCAGAACCTCGAACGCATGGTGGAAGCCCGCACCCAGGAGATCCTGGGCCTGAAGAACGACATCGAGCGGCTGTTCGAGGGCTTCGTGAACGCCTCCGTGACGGCCATTGAAGCCCGCGACCCCAGCACCTCCGGCCATTCCAGCCGGGTGGCAGACCTGACCGTGGGCCTGGCCGAGGCGGTCAACGACACGCCCAACGGCCCCTACGGCGGCCTCTACTTCAACCCCTTGCAGATCCGCGAAATCCGCTACGCCAGTCTGTTGCATGACTTCGGCAAGGTGGGCGTCCGCGAGCAGGTGCTCGTGAAGGCCAAGAAAATCGAGGGCGAGCGCCTGGAGAGCATCTTCCAGCGCCTGCACCAGCGCACCCTCGAGGGCATGCGCGACCGCATGCTCGAGGCCTGGAGCAAGGGCAGCGCCTTCGACCACGTGGCCATGGGCCTCCTCCTGAATCAGCAGGAAGAGGAAACCCGCCGACTCATGGAACTGGTGCGCAAGAGCAACGAGCCCACCGTGCTGCCCGAGGCCGTGGCCGAAGAACTGAACCTGCTGGGAGACCTCACCTACCAGCACTGGACCGGCGACCACCGCACCCTCATCGACACCCAGGATCTCAACCTGCTGAAGATCCCCAAGGGCAGCCTCTCGGAAGAAGAGCGCAACGAGATCCAGAACCACGTCACCTACACCTACCGCTTCCTCAGCCAGATCCCCTGGACCTCGGAACTGGCGGGCGTCCCTGAGATCGCCTGGGCGCACCACGAGCGCCTAAACGGCAAGGGCTATCCCCGCCAGCTCAAGGAGCCCGACATCCCTGTGCAGAGCAAGCTCATGGCCGTCTCCGACGTCTACGACGCCCTCACGGCGGCGGATCGCCCCTACAAGGCCGCCGTCAGCGTGGAGCGCAGCCTGCAGATCCTGGAGCAGGAAGCCAAAGTGAACCTGTTGGATGCGGAAGTGCTCAAGATCTTCCTCGAGGCCAAGATCTACGAGCGGACGGTGGCGACAGGGCGAACGCCATGA
- a CDS encoding response regulator: MIQDPILIVDDEVEVRSALLEALTSHGYSAEAVASSEAALVRLAERRFPVVLTDFHMPGGRSGLDLINEVRLRFPDTLCILITAYATLDTSIEAMKRGAYDLVQKPFRLAEVEMVLDRALDHAALLQKVRLYQTELEDRILSRTRALQEAHHEALALCDLSLQALDAPGLPEGLNPLLDRIASRWQPAGLGCYRRGEQGNLVCLATRGPVPLPPSLDRPLPGPLKAPDLGYAENHFLPLGNAGWLYLGFPERSAFSESDPAFLLLARHLELLLRVM, from the coding sequence ATGATCCAGGATCCCATCCTCATCGTGGACGACGAAGTGGAGGTGCGCTCGGCGCTGCTGGAGGCCCTCACCAGCCACGGATACTCTGCCGAAGCGGTGGCCAGCAGTGAAGCCGCCCTGGTTCGTCTGGCGGAGCGCCGGTTTCCGGTCGTACTGACCGACTTCCACATGCCCGGCGGCCGGTCAGGCCTCGACCTCATCAACGAGGTGCGGCTGCGGTTTCCCGACACCCTCTGCATCCTCATCACCGCCTACGCGACGCTGGATACCAGCATCGAGGCCATGAAACGCGGGGCCTACGATCTGGTCCAGAAGCCCTTCCGCCTGGCCGAAGTGGAGATGGTGCTGGACCGGGCGTTGGACCATGCGGCCCTGCTCCAGAAAGTCCGCCTCTATCAAACCGAGCTGGAGGATCGCATCCTCAGCCGCACCCGGGCCCTTCAGGAGGCCCATCACGAGGCGCTCGCCCTCTGCGACCTCAGCCTGCAGGCACTGGACGCCCCGGGGCTTCCCGAGGGCCTGAATCCGCTGCTGGACCGGATTGCCTCCCGCTGGCAGCCCGCTGGCCTCGGCTGCTACCGGCGCGGTGAGCAGGGCAACCTGGTGTGCCTCGCGACCCGCGGCCCGGTGCCCCTGCCCCCTTCGCTGGACCGCCCCCTGCCCGGGCCCCTGAAGGCCCCTGACCTGGGCTATGCGGAAAACCACTTCCTGCCCCTGGGAAATGCGGGTTGGCTGTACCTGGGGTTCCCCGAGCGCTCCGCCTTCTCGGAAAGCGACCCGGCTTTCCTGTTGCTCGCCCGTCACCTGGAGCTGCTCCTCCGGGTAATGTGA